Proteins from a single region of Gammaproteobacteria bacterium:
- a CDS encoding DUF3307 domain-containing protein → MTEFLTLFFLLIAGHALADFVLQGDVMAAAKSRHGAIHKRKGKHFPPWQYWLGAHTLIHGGIVLLVTESLLLGFIETLLHTIIDFLKCEGKLSFHQDQALHLLCKVIYCAALAYTPSAVLS, encoded by the coding sequence ATGACGGAATTCCTTACACTGTTTTTTTTACTGATTGCAGGCCATGCCCTGGCAGACTTTGTTTTGCAGGGTGATGTGATGGCGGCAGCTAAAAGCCGCCATGGCGCGATCCATAAGCGCAAAGGCAAACACTTCCCACCTTGGCAATACTGGCTGGGGGCGCATACATTGATTCACGGCGGAATTGTTTTACTGGTAACCGAGAGTTTGTTATTGGGTTTCATTGAAACCTTACTGCATACCATTATCGATTTTCTAAAGTGCGAAGGAAAGCTGAGCTTTCATCAAGACCAGGCGTTGCACCTGCTCTGCAAAGTGATCTATTGTGCCGCGTTAGCCTATACACCGAGTGCAGTACTCTCTTAA
- a CDS encoding PEP-CTERM sorting domain-containing protein: MKNGIWAAPFQKNALSAAVCLGLIAAASNAQATILTAGATVDLDIATTVSTTGTDPVHVNVSEYLYDANGGGYASGWGNDSGSMFSSASGNGFFSAEGHIQQSVEFTNNSGVAQSYSFDFTINNGALSAYAYDTLVGGEYVQAGNTVAIQLNGVDIYTSNATLLTDASGSDLTTSGAVLGSYTAGSSSYSWGTYTGTLDLGIFNPGESFLLEYDIFTFAESNVAGLIATDCGFDGPEQDWWAEECGSWFVTSGGSRFGDPNGINGMPITNNTVTGNPPASVPEPGLLFLLGGGVAGLAFARRNRARKG; the protein is encoded by the coding sequence ATGAAAAATGGTATTTGGGCTGCGCCCTTTCAGAAAAATGCACTATCAGCAGCGGTCTGCCTCGGGTTGATTGCGGCGGCATCCAATGCGCAGGCGACTATTCTTACCGCAGGTGCAACGGTTGATCTTGATATAGCAACCACGGTGAGTACCACCGGTACCGATCCGGTACATGTTAATGTCTCTGAATATTTATATGATGCTAACGGTGGCGGCTATGCTTCTGGCTGGGGTAATGACAGTGGCAGTATGTTCTCCAGTGCCAGTGGTAATGGATTCTTTTCTGCCGAGGGTCATATTCAGCAGAGTGTGGAGTTCACCAACAACAGCGGTGTAGCACAGAGCTACTCTTTCGATTTCACCATCAATAATGGCGCCTTGAGTGCTTATGCATATGATACGTTGGTTGGCGGTGAGTATGTGCAGGCGGGTAATACCGTTGCGATTCAATTAAACGGCGTGGATATTTATACCAGTAATGCAACCTTGCTAACGGATGCGAGTGGCTCCGACCTGACAACAAGCGGTGCGGTGCTGGGTAGTTATACTGCTGGGTCTAGTTCGTATAGCTGGGGAACCTACACCGGTACGCTTGATCTGGGGATTTTTAACCCGGGTGAGAGCTTTTTGCTTGAATACGATATATTCACCTTTGCCGAGAGTAATGTTGCTGGGTTGATTGCTACTGACTGCGGTTTTGATGGTCCCGAACAGGACTGGTGGGCAGAGGAGTGTGGTAGTTGGTTTGTAACCTCTGGCGGTTCACGTTTCGGTGATCCCAACGGTATCAATGGCATGCCGATCACAAACAATACTGTAACCGGCAACCCGCCGGCATCGGTTCCTGAGCCAGGTTTGCTGTTCTTGTTGGGCGGCGGTGTTGCGGGCCTTGCTTTTGCAAGAAGAAACCGCGCGCGTAAGGGCTAG
- a CDS encoding PEP-CTERM sorting domain-containing protein: MKSSIWAAPFQKNALSAAVCLGLIAMVPAAQATILTASATVELQSSAPLTDMATGPSSVSVYSNGADSTGYAYGAAWGNDSGDMFSRASGNGFFSAESHIQQAVEFTNDSGTAQSYSFDFTINSGSLWAQNYATFGAGEYVQAGNAVAIKLNGVNVFTSDATLLNSEGGINLSTNGVALGSYVAGSNNYGWGTYTGTLDLGIFNAGDTFLLEYDIFTFTDSNVATLSNCEDGYGGWGEEIGGDNEISCWFNSDGSSRFGDPNGINGMPITSHTVTGTPASVPEPGLLFLLGGGVAGLAFARRNRARKG; this comes from the coding sequence ATGAAGAGTTCAATCTGGGCTGCGCCCTTTCAGAAAAATGCACTATCAGCGGCTGTCTGCCTTGGATTGATTGCGATGGTACCTGCTGCACAGGCAACCATTTTGACCGCCAGCGCTACCGTTGAATTGCAATCATCTGCTCCGCTAACGGATATGGCAACAGGCCCCTCATCAGTGAGTGTCTATAGCAACGGTGCTGATAGCACAGGCTACGCTTATGGTGCGGCTTGGGGCAATGACAGTGGTGATATGTTTTCCCGTGCCAGTGGTAATGGGTTCTTTTCTGCTGAGAGTCATATTCAGCAGGCAGTGGAATTTACTAATGACAGCGGTACTGCACAGAGCTACTCTTTCGACTTCACCATTAACAGTGGCAGTTTGTGGGCACAAAATTATGCCACTTTTGGCGCTGGTGAGTACGTGCAGGCGGGTAATGCGGTTGCGATTAAGTTAAACGGTGTAAATGTTTTTACCAGTGATGCAACACTATTGAATAGCGAGGGTGGCATCAATCTCTCTACGAACGGTGTGGCACTGGGTAGTTACGTCGCCGGTTCAAATAACTATGGCTGGGGGACTTACACCGGTACGCTGGATCTGGGAATCTTTAATGCGGGTGATACCTTTCTGCTTGAATATGATATTTTCACTTTTACAGACAGTAACGTAGCGACGCTATCCAATTGTGAGGATGGCTATGGCGGATGGGGTGAGGAGATTGGCGGAGATAATGAAATATCATGTTGGTTCAACTCTGATGGCTCTTCACGCTTTGGTGATCCCAATGGCATCAATGGTATGCCGATCACAAGCCATACTGTAACCGGCACCCCGGCATCGGTTCCTGAGCCAGGTTTGCTGTTTCTGCTGGGTGGTGGCGTTGCAGGACTTGCGTTTGCTCGTAGAAATAGAGCACGTAAGGGGTAA